One region of Anthonomus grandis grandis chromosome 22, icAntGran1.3, whole genome shotgun sequence genomic DNA includes:
- the LOC126748985 gene encoding adapter molecule Crk, whose translation MNNLFDHEDESSWYFGAISRQEAQELLMGEREGGVFLVRDSTTSVGDFVLCVKEDSKVSHYIINKTQINDQTSYRIGDQLFRTLPELVSFYKLHYLDTTPLIRPAKKKPEKVIAKFNFESTERDDLSFKKGDILTVLFKEEEQWWRARDKNGREGCIPVPYVEKIEDNFSPVEAARPQEGPVTSTPESKPKPKTRKLPARARVKQVRVPNAYDDTALKLEVGDIIIVTKTNINGQWEGELNGKTGYFPFTHVEFLDDENGS comes from the exons atgaataatttatttgatcACGAAGACGAGAGCAg TTGGTACTTTGGGGCCATAAGTAGGCAAGAAGCCCAAGAATTGCTTATGGGTGAGCGAGAAGGTGGAGTATTTCTGGTCAGAGACAGTACAACTTCTGTAGGAGACTTTGTTTTATGTGTTAA GGAAGATAGTAAAGTAAGCCActacataataaacaaaaccCAAATCAATGACCAAACAAGCTACAGAATTGGAGACCAACTATTCCGGACCTTACCTGAATTAGTGTCATTTTATAAACTGCACTACCTAGACACCACCCCCCTTATTCGGCCAGCAAAGAAAAAGCCTGAAAAAGTTATTGCTAAATTCAACTTTGAAAGTACCGAGAGGGATGATTTGAGTTTTAAGAAAGGGGATATACTGACAGTTTTATTTAAGGAGGAGGAACAGTGGTGGAGGGCAAGGGATAAAAATGGCAGGGAGGGATGCATCCCTGTACCATATGTTGAAAAG ATTGAAGATAATTTTTCGCCAGTTGAGGCTGCAAGACCTCAGGAGGGGCCAGTAACAAGTACACCAGAGTCAAAACCTAAACCCAAAACA AGAAAACTTCCAGCAAGGGCCCGTGTAAAGCAAGTAAGGGTACCAAATGCTTATGATGACACCGCACTAAAACTAGAGGTGGGCGACATAATAATCGTCACGAAAACCAACATTAACGGCCAGTGGGAGGGAGAACTTAACGGGAAAACCGGGTATTTTCCTTTTACGCATGTGGAATTTTTAGACGACGAAAATGGGAGTTAG
- the LOC126748973 gene encoding IDLSRF-like peptide has translation MARPMLASPHPLLLVLVFLTVVAAFPNAVMAIDLSRLYGHISSKRGDACHPYEPFKCPGDGNCISIQYLCDGAPDCLDGYDEDSRLCTAAKRPPVEETGSFLKSLLASHGPNYLEKLFGSKARDALKPLGGVDKVAIALSESQTIEDFGAALHLMRSDLEHLRSVFMAVENGDLGMLKSLGIKDSELGDVKFFLEKLVNTGFLD, from the exons ATGGCACGGCCGATGCTTGCGTCGCCTCATCCTCTCCTCTTAGTCCTCGTTTTTTTAACGGTGGTCGCAGCCTTCCCTAACGCCGTTATGGCCATCGATCTAAGCCGACTCTATGGTCACATTAGCTCTAAACGTG gtgATGCATGTCACCCTTATGAACCCTTTAAATGTCCTGGAGATGGAAATTGCATATCAATTCAGTATTTGTGTGATGGAGCACCCGATTGCCTTGATGGATACGACGAGGATTCCAG gttatgtacAGCAGCAAAACGTCCTCCAGTAGAAGAAACTGGAAGTTTCCTAAAGTCGCTTCTAGCCAGCCATGGACCGAATTATTTGGAGAAATTATTTGGTAGTAAGGCAAGAGATGCCCTTAAGCCACTTGGTGGCGTTGATAAAGTTGCTATCGCTTTATCAG AATCTCAAACGATTGAAGACTTCGGAGCAGCACTTCACTTAATGCGATCCGACCTGGAGCATCTGCGCTCCGTATTCATGGCAGTAGAAAACGGGGATTTAGGAATGCTGAAATCCCTCGGGATTAAAGACTCCGAACTGGGAGACGTGAAGTTTTTCCTGGAGAAGTTGGTTAATACCGGATTTCTGGATTGA
- the LOC126748914 gene encoding uncharacterized protein LOC126748914: MCSKALFNDFSDIDLNGSISQKWKRLRQCCASLRGHSSETSKSALLDPATPHILVSTPHTTSSLRLPSNTKKSSVQDVLRAKFSQIHVGLRRRRALSVQEFFHNVGSSGKEQINQPKTAFYVPPPENPPSDKKSRSFQSASERKPRPRQRGSLNFSLPNTEYYYEPPPDYDIEPGRHRRWSVAANPAHHQEVTGQPPIYTHPTKTHNLNNHIENFSIKIPKTKLSKSQHLDRARSQSPSWNKRQLSECTKAEKQTRFKVANSKSHYELGGVRQKAEVRPDGKYERDHQDSIEELEEIEEEEEESKFCTLPRGGNTFTIRQVMFQKGPDFKPLGFSIVGGRDSPKGSIGIYVKTIFPNGQAAENGTLKEGDEILAVNHKPLHGASHKEAINVFKQIKSGAVLLHIGRRINKRQREKLVT, encoded by the exons atttaaaTGGCAGCATATCACAAAAATGGAAACGACTGCGGCAGTGTTGCGCGTCACTACGTGGCCACAGTTCCGAAACATCGAAAAGTGCGTTGCTCGACCCAGCAACCCCTCACATATTAGTTAGCACCCCTCACACCACTTCATCCCTCCGGTTGCCAAGCAATACCAAGAAAAGTAGCGTCCAGGATGTCCTTAGGGCCAAATTTAGCCAAATCCATGTAGGTTTAAGAAGAAGGAGAGCTCTTTCTGTTCAGGAGTTCTTTCATAATGTTGGGAGTAGCGGAAAAGAACAAATTAATCAACCAAAGACTGCTTTTTACGTTCCTCCACCTGAAAATCCACCTTCTGATAAGAAGTCTAGGAGTTTTCAGTCGGCCTCTGAGAGGAAACCCAGACCTAGGCAAAGAGGCTCATTAAATTTTAG TCTTCCAAATACAGAATACTACTACGAACCACCCCCAGATTACGACATCGAACCAGGAAGGCACCGTAGATGGTCAGTGGCGGCCAACCCTGCCCACCATCAAGAAGTAACCGGGCAACCCCCGATCTACACTCACCCAACGAAAACTCACAACCTGAACAACCACATCGAAAACTTCAGCATCAAAATTCCAAAGACGAAATTAAGCAAAAGTCAGCATCTAGACAGGGCAAGGTCGCAATCGCCCAGCTGGAACAAAAGACAATTATCAGAGTGCACCAAGGCGGAAAAACAAACCAGGTTTAAAGTGGCCAACTCGAAGAGCCATTACGAGTTGGGAGGCGTCAGACAAAAAGCGGAAGTACGACCGGACGGTAAATACGAACGTGATCATCAG GATTCTATAGAAGAACTTGAAGAAATCGAAGAAGAAGAGGAGGAAAGCAAGTTTTGCACCCTCCCTAGGGGCGGTAACACTTTTACCATCAGACAAGTGATGTTCCAAAAGGGTCCTGACTTTAAACCCTTGGGATTCAGCATTGTAGGAGGAAGAGACTCTCCTAAGGGTAGCATTGGGATTTATGTTAAAACAATATTCCCTAATGGGCAGGCTGCTGAGAATGGAACTTTGAAAGAAG gtgatGAAATATTGGCAGTAAATCATAAACCACTTCATGGAGCTTCACACAAAGAGGCGATAAACGTTTTTAAACAAATCAAGTCTGGTGCTGTCTTGTTACATATTGGCAGAAGAATCAACAAGAGACAAAGGGAGAAGCTCGTTACATAA